One Myxococcales bacterium genomic window, AGTAAGATGGCGACCGCGACGAGCGCGAGCGCGATGAGTCGTTTCTTCGGCATGGGTTGGCTTTCCGGTGTTGCGGCGGTTCGAGAGATCACGGCGCTCGAATCAGAAAGCTCGACTGATGTGAACGCGGCGCGCCCTTGTAGTGATACGTGTGGCGGCGCTCGTGATGCTCGCGGTGCTGCTCGCACCAGAATTCCTCGCCGTTGGTCGCGCGCCGGGTTTCCAGGCAGCGCGGGCACGGGGGCTCGATCTTCGGGATGCTTGCGTCCGGTGGTCGCACGACGAGAACGGCGCACGGCGCAAGCCGGACCGTCCCCTCCGCTACGGAGCCCAGCAAGTACCTCTGGGCCCCGCGCCGGCCGTGCGTGCCGACGACCACGAGCTCGGCTTCGACATCGGACGCGAGCTGGGCGATCGCCTCGGCCGCGCGGTTCGATCGAAGATGCGTCGTCAACTGCTCGAACGGCACAGGGGAAGCGTGTGTCTCGCACCACCGCTTCACGACGGCTTGGACATGCTCGTGCAAATCCGCCGACAGCCGATCCAGGTCAATGACCGCCGCCCCGCCGGCTCGGCCCGAGCCCGTACGAGCTCGCCACTGTCGCGGTTTCGACGTGTACTACGTGCATGTGTGCTCGGTCGTGGCCCATCGCGAGCTCGCAGGCCCTCTCGAGGGCGAGGTCGCCGAGCTCCGAGTAGTCAACGCCGACGACCACGGCGTACGGCATCGTGTGTTTCTGTTTGCTGTTCATGGGGATCTCCTGTGACGATGATGTGGGCCGCATCAAGCCGTGGGCGCTTCCGCGCCTGATTCGCGCGCTCGCGGCTGGCAGATTGCGGCCAGCGTGGTCACGACCTCCCGGTCGACGCCATTCCGCTTTTTGGATCGCCCCACCAGCGGACAGCGAAATTGCAGGTGGA contains:
- a CDS encoding universal stress protein, giving the protein MDLDRLSADLHEHVQAVVKRWCETHASPVPFEQLTTHLRSNRAAEAIAQLASDVEAELVVVGTHGRRGAQRYLLGSVAEGTVRLAPCAVLVVRPPDASIPKIEPPCPRCLETRRATNGEEFWCEQHREHHERRHTYHYKGAPRSHQSSFLIRAP
- a CDS encoding universal stress protein yields the protein MNSKQKHTMPYAVVVGVDYSELGDLALERACELAMGHDRAHMHVVHVETATVASSYGLGPSRRGGGH